The following nucleotide sequence is from Rhodospirillales bacterium RIFCSPLOWO2_02_FULL_58_16.
GCCGCGAGGGCCTTTCGCCATAAAAGAAGTTTCCTGTTCCGGCGTCATGCCCTCAGGCAACCGGATTTTTTGGTCCCACAGGGAGCGGGAACGATCAAACCTGTTTCCGGAGAACAGTATCTCCCAGTACCATCCGGACAGAGGCTTGTTGAACTGGGGATCGACAGGGTGACGCTTGAGGACGACCAGACCTTTCTTGTTGACTTCGCTGAGAGCCAGAAGTTCTTCAATATGCCCGTGTAAAGCCGTATCGAAGGCGCGCTCCAAGTGGTCGCGGAACATTCCCGTCAGCACCTGACCCATGATCATCAGCGCTATAGTGATCCACAAAGCGGCGCCGAAGATCAGGCGGAAACTTATCGATTTTACGGGCACTAACTATTTACTCTTAGTAGGCGAGTCCAGGCTATAACCCCGTCCCCTGTGGGTCCGGATAAGGTCAGAACCCAGTTTCTTGCGCAGCCGGGCGATAAACACCTCGATGGTGTTGGAGTCCCGGTCGAAGTCCTGGTCGTAGATATGCTCAATCAACTCCGTGCGCGAGATTACCTGTCCCTCATGATGGATAAGATAGGTGAGAACCTTCAATTCATGAGAAGTCAGCGTTATCGCCGAGCCGTCCACGGTCACCCTGCCGGAACGGGTATCCAGCCGAACCGGTCCGGCCTCAAGCACCGGCGTCGCGTGTCCGGCGGCGCGGCGGATCAAGGCCCTGAGGCGGGCCATCAATTCCTCCACATGGAAGGGCTTGGTAACGTAATCGTCGGCGCCGTGGTCAAAACCGGAGACCTTTTCGCTCCATGTATCGCGCGCCGTGAGGATCAGCACCGGCATGGTCAGTCCCGCCTGGCGCCAGCGCTTCAGCACCGTCAAGCCGTCCACCTTGGGCAGGCCGAGATCAAGAATTACCGCATCATAAGGTTCGGTCTCGCCGAGAAATTGGCCTTCCTCGCCATCCTCGGCCTTGTCCAGGGAATAGCCCTCGCTCAGCAAGGCCTGGGCGATTTGCTTAAGCAGTATAGGATCATCTTCGACTACCAGCACCCGCATTAGAATCTCCGTGCGATATCGGCGTCATGCCCGTTTACTGATATAAGCTCGTTGGTCTTGGCGTCCATTTTTATCTTTAAAACATTGCCTTGCGGAGTCAACAGCCTGATCTCGTAGATGATAAAGGAACTGCCGTAATCCTTGGCCGTATTTGTTTGTTTTTGCTCGTTTTTGCCGTCATCCTCGTGATCCTCGCTCTTCTGATCAAGCCCGGCCCCCCCGGCGCCGCCGCCCTTGTCTTCCTGATCAAGCCCGGCGCCGCCGGCGCCGCCGTCACTATCGGAACCGGAACCGGGACCATGTTCCGCGCCTTCATCTTCCAGCTTGACCTCAAGGATATCGCCCTTGAACATCTTTTCAACCTTTGAAAGAACCTGCGGCAAGGGAACAATCTTTCCTGACTCCATGGCGGCGCGGGCGCGCTCGTAGTCGGAATCCGAATCGGCGACAACAGGGCCGGCAAACGCCAAAACGGCGGCCATTGCCGCCGCATAAGACCAAAACCGCCTTGCCCTCGCGCCTTGATTCATGAAAAAAACATCCAAACTTCGGTTGTTATCCTGCTTTAATAGCACATGCCTGATGAATGCCTGATGAATATCTTGGTAGCCCTAAACAAATGACCGCAACTGCCGTTGATCCCGATATCCTGCGCTCGTTGATCGAGGCGGCAATAAGCGGACGGGAGAATGTTTCCGCCTCCCTCCACTGGCCCGATCCCGTCTATCTGTCTCTGCGGCGCAAAGGCCGGAAGCTGAGTGAGCGTTGGCGCGATGAGGGCGACCTCTACGCCTTGTTCGGCGCCCTCCGCCGCGAGGCCTGTTTCGGCGATGCGGACGCCATCGAGCTTTGCCTGACACATTCCTACCGCCTTGTTCCCCCACACAAGATTTCAAAGGTTTTCGCCAATACACACCGGGGCATCCGGGGAATCGAGCTTTGCATCGGGGAGCAAACGGAGCGGCATGGGCCGACTGCATTGATCGCCGGCAATCGTAATTTTCGGGGGGTCATCAAAGACTTTGCCGACAACGTAAAAATCCCGGAGGCAGGCCCGGATTCCATATATGGACACATCAAATCATTCGCCGCCTTTCAATTTCTGATCCGGCTCCGGCCTAAAGTTGAGGTTATCCCTATGTTCAGGGGCGGCCGCATAGTCGAGCCTGAAGAGATTACCGCCGACGCCATGGCGGACATGATAAAAACCATGAGCCGGTGGATGTTCCGCAATGTGGCCGATGACGGGCGGATGACTTACAAGTATTGGCCCAGCCGAGGCGAAGAGGCGACTTCAAACAATACGATTCGGCAATTTATGGCCACTTTATGCCTGATTCGTCTGGCCGGGCGGTCAGGTTCGGCTAAAGACCTGAAGGCCGCCGAACGCAACCTTGATTACAACCTGGAAAAATTTTTCCGCGTCGAC
It contains:
- a CDS encoding DNA-binding response regulator — encoded protein: MRVLVVEDDPILLKQIAQALLSEGYSLDKAEDGEEGQFLGETEPYDAVILDLGLPKVDGLTVLKRWRQAGLTMPVLILTARDTWSEKVSGFDHGADDYVTKPFHVEELMARLRALIRRAAGHATPVLEAGPVRLDTRSGRVTVDGSAITLTSHELKVLTYLIHHEGQVISRTELIEHIYDQDFDRDSNTIEVFIARLRKKLGSDLIRTHRGRGYSLDSPTKSK